From the Anaeromyxobacter dehalogenans 2CP-1 genome, the window CTCGACCGGCTGGCCGGGCGCCTCCTCGGCGAGACGGCGGCGGCGGTGGAGCGGCAGCGCGACGCGCTCGCGGAGCGGGTGGCGGCTCGCCTCGCGCACGCGGCCGAGGTGCGGCGCCTCCTGCTGCGGGCCGGCTAGTCTCGAGGCGGCTCGCGCGCCGGATCGGAAGCGTCGAGATCCGGCAGGACGTCCCCAGCGCGCCGCGGGAGGGTCGCGACGTAGGTCGTGCCGGCGCGCGTCCGGATGCGCGCGAGCTCCCCGCGATGCTGCAGCATGATCTTGCGCGCGGCCGCGACCCGGAGCGTACCGACCGCGTCGTCGGCGCCGTCGGGTCGCACGCCGCGCTCGAAGAACGTCACGAGCGTGTCGCCCCGGTCGAGCGGGCGCGCGAACTGGACGCGCACCACCACGACGTCGTCGTGCTCCCGCCAGCGCAGCGACACCCGTTCCTCCGCCCGGGTCCGCTTCAGCGCGTCCTCGAGCAGGATCGTCACCGCGTACGCGATCCGGCGCGGATCCCACTCCCCCGTCCCGTCGCGCTCGGCGTCCGGCGCGTACTCGACCGCGCGATCCGGGAACCTCGCCGCGACGTCGTCGAGCGCGCTCTGGCAGAGCTCGGAGAGCGTGGTCGGCTGGAGGTCGAGCGGGAACTCCTCGTGCTCGGTCCCACGGTTCGGGTTCCGGTCGGCGGCCGGGGCCTGGCGGCCGAGGAGCAGCTCGCTCCCCCGGTCCATCGCGCTGGTCTCGATCGTCATGTCGTGCTCCGGAGCTGGGGCCCGCACCGCGGACCTCGTTCGTGTAGGGAAAGGCCGGGCGACGTGAGGAAATTCCGGCCGCCCTTTCGGATGGTGGGCAGCGTCGAGCACGCGGGCCGCGCGGCCACTGCGGGCCCGATCGCGAGCACGGCGCGGGGGGTGCCGTCCGGCACGGCGCTCGCTCCCACGCTCGCCGGCGCCCGCCTGCACGATCCGCCGCGCGCGCCCATGTTTCGCGCGCGAAGGAGCGCACATGGCGCGCGAGCGGCGAAGGGAGCGCGGGCGGCGCACGGTCGGGTACGCGGTGGTCGGCCTCGGGCACATCGCGCAGGCGGCGGTGCTGCCGGCCTTCGAGCACGCGCGGGGCACCTCGCGCCTCGCGGCGCTCGTCTCCGGCGACGCGACCAAGCGGAAGGCGATCGGCAAGCGCCACGGCGTGCCGACGTTCGGGTACGAGGACCTCGACGACGTGTTCGCCCGCGAGGACGTGGACGCCGTCTACATCGCGCTGCCGAACACCGAGCACGCCGCCTGCGCCGTTCGCGCCGCGCGCGCGGGCGTGCACGTCCTCACCGAGAAGCCGATGGCGACCTCCGAGGAGGACTGCCGCGCGATGATCGCCGCCGCCGAGGAGGGCGGCGTGAAGCTGATGGTGGCGTACCGTCTCCACTTCGATCCGGCCACGCTCGAGACGGTCGAGCTGGTGCGGGCCGGGAAGCTCGGCGAGCCGCGCTTCTTCTCGTCCGACTTCTCCTACCAGGTGGAGCCGGGCAACATCCGCACCGACGCGCGCCTGGGCGGAGGCGCGATCTGGGACCTCGGCCCGTACTGCGTGAACGCCGCGCGCTACCTGTTCGGCGCGGAGCCGATCGAGGTCTTCGCGATGGAGGCGCTCGCCCGCGACCGGCGCTTCCACGGCGTGCCCGAGGCCTGGTCGGTCACGCTGCGCTTCCCCGACGAACGGCTGGCGACGCTGACGTGCAGCTTCGGCGCCGCCCCCGTGGACACCTGCCGCCTGGTCGGCACGAAGGGCGACGTGCGCCTCGAGCCGGCGTTCGAGTACGTCGGGAGCCTCGTCCGCCACCTCACCATCGACGAGCGCACCAGGACGAAGAAGTACCCGCCGTCCGACCAGTTCGCGCCGGAGCTGGTCCATTTCTCGCGCTGCGTCCTCGAGGACCGCGAGCCCGAGCCGGACGGCTGGGAGGGGCTCGCCGACGTGCGGATCATCGAGGCCGCGCTCCGCTCCGCGCGGGAGCGCCAGCCGGTGCGGCTCGAGCCGATCGAGCGCCGCCGCCGGCCGCGGGCGGAGCAGGCCATGCACCGCCCGCCGGTGGCGAAGGCCGGCGTCGTGCACGCGCAGGCGCCGTCGCAGTGAGGGCGTCGCCGGGGCGAGCTCGACCAGGCCACCCGCCCGCCATCTCGCGGGCGAGCGGCGTCCAGCGCCTCAGCCCCGCGGCGGCTCGCCCGCCTGGCAGTCCGGGCACGTCCCCACCAGCTCGTGGTGGTGCGCCTCCAGCCGGAACCCGTACCTCGAGGCCACCTCGCGCTGCAGGATCTCGAACGCCTCGAACTCGAACTCGACCACCCTCCCGCAGCGGGAGCAGACCAGGTGGTCGTGGTGGTGCCGCCCGAAGGTGGTCTCGTAGCTGCGGGCGTCGCCGGCCACGATGGCCGGCTCGAGGATGCCCGCCTCGGCGAGCAGCGGCAGGGTCCGGTACACGGTCGCCTTGGACCCGCGGATCCCGCGCTGCTTGAGGTCGGCGATGAGCTCGTCGATGGGATAGTGCCCCTGGCGCGCCAGGGCGGCCTCGACGATGGCGGCGCGGGCCTCGGTGAGGCGGAGGTCCCGCTGGTGCAGGAACCGCTCGAAGCGCTCCAGCGCCTCGCGCGTGCGACCGTCCACGCCTTCCGCGCGTCCCTCGCTCACATCGCCATACCTAGCGAGCGGGGGACCCTCCCGTCAACGCGGCCCCGAAATACCCCCCGCCCGCCCGGGCGTTCACCTGGGCGCGCGCTCGCCTGCGCGTCCACCGCCCGCCCATCCGATAATGCAGCCCACCGTGCCCTCCTCCTCCCGTCCCCTCTTCCCGCCCGCCCTGCTCGCCGCGGCGCTCGCCGCCGCCGTCGTCCCCGCCGCCGCGCTCGCCGCGCCTCCGCCCCCGGTGCCCACCGCCGACGCGCCGTCCCGCGAGGCCGCCCGCGCGCTCACCGCGATCGTGGACGGCTCGCCGCTCGCCGGCGCGCGGGTCGGGATCCTCGTCTCGGCAATCGACACGGGCGAGGTGGTCTACGCGCGCGACCCCGACGTCCTGCTCAACCCGGCGTCCAACGTGAAGCTGGTGACGAGCGCCGCCGCGCTGGCGCGGCTCGGGCCCGAGTACCGATTCGCGACCGAGGTCCTGGCCGAGCCGAAGGGTGGCGCGGCGCGGGCGCTCTACGTGCGGGGCAAGGGCGATCCCTCGATCGTGACCGAGCGGCTCTGGGCCATGGCGGGCGACCTCCAGCACCTCGGCGTGAAGCGCGTCGGCGAGCTGGTGGTGGACGAGGGCTTCTTCGACGGCGAGCGGACCGGGCCCGGCTACGACCAGGAGGAGGGCGATCGCGCGTACCTCGCGCCCGCCGGCGCGCTGTCGCTCAACTTCAACGCGGTGGCGGTGCACGTCGGACCGGGCGACCGGCGCGGCGCGCGCGGCCGGGTGGAGCTCGAGCCCGCCAGCGACTACCTCGAGATCGAGAACCGCACCACCACCGTGCGCGCGGGCTCGCCGCGGCGAGTGATCATCGAGTCGGTCGCGCGCGGCGGCAAGCAGCGGATCGTGGTGAAGGGGCGCGTGCCGCTCGGCAGCCGGGTGCAGCCGCAGTGGCGCCGCATCGAGGACCCGGCGCTCTACCTCGGCCACACGCTGGCGCGGCTGCTCGAGCTGCGCGGGGTGAAGGTTGGGAAGGTGCGCGCCGGCGCGACGCCCGAGGGCGCGCGGCTGGTGCTCGTGGCGCAGTCGGACCCGCTCGGCGAGCTCGTGCGCCGGCTCAACAAGACCTCGAACAACTTCGTGGCCGAGCAGCTCCTGAAGACGCTCGGCGCCGAGGTGAAGGGCGCGCCCGGGACCTGGCCGAAGGGCGTGCAGGTGGTGGAGGAGTTCCTGGCCGAGGCCGGCGTGCCGCGCGGCACGTACGTCATGAAGAACGGCTCGGGCCTGAACGACACGAACCGCTTCAGCGCCCGGCAGCTCGTGACGCTGCTCCGCGCCATGTACGCGCGGTTCCCGCTCCAGCCCGAGTACCTCTCCTCGCTGCCGGTGGCCGGCCGCGACGGCACCATCCGCTGGCGGATGGAGGGCACCGAGGCCGCCGGCCGGCTCCGCGCCAAGACCGGCACGCTCGAGAACGTCACCAGCCTCTCCGGCTACGTGGAGGACGGCGCGCACCGGACGCTCGCGTTCGCGGTGCTGGTGAACGACTACCCGGGCCGCTCCGCCGGCGTGCGCCGCGCCGTCGACGCGCTCGGCGCCGCGCTGGCCGCGAGCGGCGGCCCGCCGGCGGGCCTCGCGGCGGCGGTGGCGCAGGGCAAGGAGCCGGGGCCGGCGGCCGTCGTGCCGGTCGCCGCGACGCTGGACCTCGCGCGCTCGGCGCAGCCGTACTACGCGCTCGCCCGCACCGGCGACCCGCGCAACGAGCCGTTCCTGCGCGGCGCGCTGCGGGCCGAGAGCGACCCCGCGCTCCGGCTCGCCATCGCCGAGGCGGTGTACCTGTCCGACCCCGAGGGCGAGGCGGCGCGGCGGAGCTTCCTCGACCAGGTCACCCCCGACGCGCGCGTCCTCGGGCGGCTCTGGTCGGCCCTGGGGACCGAGGAGCCGCCGCCGGTCGTCCCCTCCCTCGCCGAGCTCGCCGGCGAGGGCGTGCCGGAGGCGCTCGCGAAGCTGGTCGAGCTCGCGCCCGCCGCCGCGCTCGACGGTGCGCTCGCGGCCCGCCTCGCCGAGGCGCTCGCCGGCGTGGCCGCGTCCGCGCCCGACGAGCTCGTCCAGGCGCTCCGGGCCGCGCGGGCGTCCGACGCGGACGCCGCCGTCGGCGCGCTCGGCGCCGGGCTGGCGCGCAGCGACGAGCGCGAGCACCCCTTCCCGCCCGCGCTCGCCGCGCTCGCCGGCCGGCAGGACGAGCTCGGGGCCTACGCCCGCACGCTAGGCCCACGGCTCGAGGAGGCCCGCCACGCCGCCGAGGCGGTCCGCGCCGCGCCGGCGCTCGTGCCCGTCGGCGGGACGGTCGTGCCGGCCTCCGGGCGGTAGGCCGGGGCCCCGGCGTCGCCGATGTCAGGGGGGGCGGCTAGGCTCCAGCCTTCACTCACGACGCCTGCGTCCAGCGCAGGCCACGCAGGGGAGAGCGACGCCATGGTGAACAGGGTCATCCTCGTCGGGAACCTCGGGAAGGATCCGGAGGTCCGGTACACGTCCGGCGGCCAGGCGGTCGCGAACCTCCGCATCGCCACCTCCCGCTCCTGGACCGACAAGCAGTCCGGGCAGCGCAAGGAGGAGACGGAGTGGCACGACGTCGAGGTCTGGGGGAAGCAGGCCGAGCAGTGCGGTGAGTACCTGGCGAAGGGCCGCCAGGTCTACGTCGAGGGCCGGCTCAAGACCGACAAGTGGCAGGACAAGCAGTCCGGCCAGGAGCGCTCGAAGGTGAAGGTGGTCGCCGAGACCGTCCGGTTCCTCGGCGGTGGCGGCGGCGCCGGCCGCGGCGCCGGCGGCCCCGGCCGCCAGCACGGCCCCGACGACGCCCCTCCGGGCGGCTTCGAGGAGCCGGATTCCGGCCCTGGCCCCGGCTTCGGCTCGGGGGGCGGCGCGGGCGGCGGTGGGCCGGACGACATTCCGTTCTAGCCGGCGCGCATCGCGGGCAGCATCGACGGCGCGGGCCACTGGCCTCCGCCGTCTTCCTTTCGAGGCCATGGCGCCCCGCGGGCCCGGAGGTGCGCGCGTGTCGGCGCGGCGCGCATTTCTGGTGTTCGCTCTCCGTGCGATAAGGCTGCATGTCCTTCTGGAAGCGATGGCTGGGCCGAGGCGCGTCCGAGGTGGAGCCTGCCGGCGAGGCGCCGGCGGCGGAGACGCCGGAGTTCCCCTACCCGCTCGTGGCCGTCCCGGGCCGCATCGCGCTGGAGGAGTGGCAGCGCCTGCGCGAGGCCTGGCGGCCGGAGGGCGCGTGCCCGGTGCTGCTCGGCACGCGCGAGCAGGTGGAGTCCGCGCGCGAGGGGCTGGAGGGCGGCGACGCGGCCACGATGCTGAAGGCCGCCGAGGTCCTCGACGCGCGCGAGGCGCTCGATCGCCGGCTGCGCGAGCTGGAGCAGGACTACGCGGAGGATCCGCCGGACGACAACGAGACCGGCCTCTTCGTCCCGCAGGGCGCCTGGCCCGCCGCGCCGTCGCGCGGCCACCAGCTCGGCGCGCACTGCGACATCACCACCGACCTCCCGCATCCGGTCGTGTACCTCGCGCGGATCCCGACCGTGCGCTCGTGGGAGGCCTTCGCCTACCTGAACTACGGTGCGTGGAACGCGTGCCCGGCGACCGAGGAGCACGTCGCGCTGCACCGGCACTGGCACGAGCGCCACGGCTCGGAGGTCTACGCGATCGCCGGAGACGTGGTGGAGTGCTGGGTGCCGCGCCCGCCGGAGGATCGCGAGGGCGCCGAGGCGCTCGCGCGCGAGCAGTGCCTGTACTGCGACGACATCGTGCACCAGGGGACGCAGACGCTGCTGAACCTCGCCGCCGAGCTGAAGGACGCGCACGCGTGGTTCTTCTGGTGGGACTGACCCGCCGTTGCCCCGGTCGACGAGGGAAGACGATGATCAAGCTCACCGAACTGCTCCGCACTCGCGGCTTCAGCGAGTCCAAGTCGACCAAGATCGTTCGTCATCTGGACAGCCGAGTGGACATGAGGATGCTGCGGCGACGCGGGCACTTCGAGTTCTACCAGCGCACCCAGCCGAAGGACGTCTTCAACTGCGAGCAGATCGTCTCGTTCCTGGGCGACGAGAACCGCCGTGCGATCTTCTGCGGCGTGTATTCGGTCGGCGGCAAGCGCGAGGTCACCGCGGACGAGCCGCTGAGCATTCCGATCGGCTACCCGCATCCAGAGCTGCTCGACGGACCAGGGGTCATTTACGATCTCTCGAAAGTCTCAGGGTTCGAGGACCTCGAGGATCGGGTGGTGATCGACTGGGGCGACGCTGCGCTCTCATGGGCCCAGTGGTTCCGGGATCGCGAGGTGGTCGAGGTCCTGCCCACGGGCTACGTGATGGACTGGCCCGGGTACCAGGCCGTGCGGCTCCCGCTCGCCGATCTCCGCGCCATCGTCGCGAGCCCTAGTGCGAACCGCGAATGGGTCCGTCGGCTGAGCTCCGTAGCGGGCGTCTACTGCATCCTCCATGCAAACACCGGTGAACTGTACGTCGGCTCGGCGTCCGGGAAGGAAGGCATCTGGGGAAGGTGGCGCGTCTACGCGGACACGGCGCACGGCGGCAATGTTCGCCTTCGAGCCCGGTGTGAGAACGTTGCCGGCTACGAGGACGATCTTGTGTTCTCGATCCTTCAAGTGCTCCCGATCGGCTCGTCCAAGGACGAGGTCATCGCTGCCGAGACCTGCATGAAGGAGAAACTGGGAGCGCGAGCGTTCGGGCTGTGCGCGAATTGAGGAAGCTCCGCCGCGAGGACGGCCGCCGCCCTCGTTGCCTCCGTGCCTTGTTGGAGCGGGCTGTTCGCTGACGCTGTGCGCCCTGCGAACGCGCGGCGCAGATCGCAAGCTCCATCGAGGCCACGTCCTGCCTGGCGGGCGTGCAGTCGCGAGGCGCGGGTGCACGCACCCATCGGCACCCCGCGCCACACGGGACGACATCCCGCGACTGCGGCCTTGCCGGCGCGCCGCTGGAGTCGCGACCTTGCGTGATAGGCTCGCGCCCTCCCCCGCCACATGGCCACCATCCTCGAGAAGTACGAGCAGATCCTCGCGGCCGACCCCCGGTCGCGCATCTTCGTCGAGCTCGCCCGGGCCTTGCTCGAGCGCGGGCAGCACGCGCGCGCCATCGAGATCTGCCGGCAGGGCCTCGAGCACCACCCGTCCTCCATCCTGGGGCGCGTGATCTGGGGACGGGCGCTCCTCGAGTCGGGTGACACGAAGGACGCGAACGATCAGTTCGAGATCGCCATCGCCGTCGATCCGGGCAGCCCGTACGCGTACAACCTGGTGGGCGAGGCGCTGGTCGCGAAGGGGCTCTTCCGCGAGGCGCTGCCCGTGCTCCTGCGGGCGGTGGAGCTGCAGCCGGCGGACGCCCGCGTGCGCGGCTGGCTGGAGCAGGCGAAGCGCGGCGTGCGCGAGGACGGCGCCGCGCCGGGGGCCGAGGACACGCCCGCGCCGGCGCGCGCCGCCGCGCCGGACGAGGTGACCGAGCCGTACCGGCCGCTCGCCGACGAGCCGCCGAAGGCGGAGATCCCGCCGGAGCTCGAGGCGACCGCGACGTTCGAGCTCCCGCCGCGCGCGGCGCCCCGGCCGCGGACGGCCGCTTCACCCACCGTCGCGCCGGCGCCCCCGGTGCTGGCGCGCGAACCGGGCCGGGCGCCGCCGGCCGACGGCGGCGACGCGGCGCTCGAGGCCGCGCTCGCCTTCGACGTCGCCTACCCGCGGAACGCCGCGCTGCCCGCGGACGAGCCGCTCGATGCGCCCGCGGCGCCGGCCAGCGCCGTCGAGCCCCCGGACGCGGACGAGCCGCTCGGCCGGCCCGCCGAGCCGGCGTCGAGCGCCCCGGCGGCCCCCGCGCCCCCGCGCCCGCCGCCCATCCGCGCCACCCCGCCGCCGCTCGCGCGCGACGAGCTGCCCGCCTCCCTGCTCTCGCTCATCCCCGGTCCGCCGCCCCGCGGCGGCGCGGCGGCCGGCGCTGCGATGGGCGCGCCCGCGGCCCGCGCCCGCCCTGCGACCGCGCCCACCCCCGACGCCGCCGAGGCGGAGCGGATCGCGGCGGAGTACGAGCGCGAGGTGCGCGAGCGGCTCCTCGCCGCGCCGGAGCCGCCGCCCTCCTTCCTGCGCCGCCACCGCCGCGCGGTGCTGGCCGGCGCGGCCGTGTTCGCGCTCCTCGCCGGCGCCGCCGTGTACCTGGTGGTGGACGCGCGCGTCGCCGCCCGCAACGCGGTGGGCGCCGCCGCGCGCGCTCGCGCCGGCCTCGCCCGCGACACCGCCGGCTCGCTCGCCGAGGCGGCGCGGCTGCTCGCCGAGGCGCGCCGCTTCGGCGCCGGGCCGGAGGTCACCTCGCTCGCCGCGCAGGTGGCGGCGGTGCGCGCGGCCGAGTTCGGCGACGACGACGCCCGCGCGCTCGCCTCGGGCCTCATGACCTCCGACGCCGCCGGGGACGGCGCGCTGGCCGCGCGCTGGCTGCTGGCGGAGCAGCCCGGGGAGCGCGCCGCGGCCGAGGCCGCCATCCTCTCCGCGCCGCCCTCCTCCGAGCCGCTGGTCCAGGCGCTCGCCGGCCGGATCCTGGCCGGCCGGGGCGAGCGCGAGGCGAGCCGCGGCCGCCTCGAGATCGCCGCGCACGCGAACCCGCCGCTGCTCCGGGCCCTGTCCGACCTGGGCGACGCCGCGCTCGCGGCCGGCGACGCCGAGGGCGCGCTCGCGACCTACGCCGCGGTGCTCTCGGCGCACGCCACCCACCCGCGCTCGGTGGTGGGCGCCGCCGAGGCGCGCCTGGCGCTGGGGCGCGATCTCGACGCGGCCCGCGCATCGCTCGCGGCGGTGGAGGCCGACGCCGGCAGCGCCCCGCCGCGCGACCTGTGCCTGCGCTTCGAGCTCGCCTCCGCCCGCGTCCTCGCCGCCACCGGCGACGCCGCGGGCGCGGCCGCTCGCCTCGCCCGCGCGGCCCAGGCGCTCGGGGACAGCGCGCCGCTCGCCGCGGCGCTCGCCGACGTGCACCTCGCCGCCCGCGCCTGGGACCGGGCCGAGACCGCCGCCGCCCGCGCGGTGGCGCTCGCGCCGAAGGACGAGGGCGCGAAGGTGCTGCTCGCCCGCGCCCGGATTGGCCGCGGCCGCCTGCTCGAGGCGCTCGCGGCCACCGACGGC encodes:
- a CDS encoding single-stranded DNA-binding protein, coding for MVNRVILVGNLGKDPEVRYTSGGQAVANLRIATSRSWTDKQSGQRKEETEWHDVEVWGKQAEQCGEYLAKGRQVYVEGRLKTDKWQDKQSGQERSKVKVVAETVRFLGGGGGAGRGAGGPGRQHGPDDAPPGGFEEPDSGPGPGFGSGGGAGGGGPDDIPF
- a CDS encoding GIY-YIG nuclease family protein, which codes for MIKLTELLRTRGFSESKSTKIVRHLDSRVDMRMLRRRGHFEFYQRTQPKDVFNCEQIVSFLGDENRRAIFCGVYSVGGKREVTADEPLSIPIGYPHPELLDGPGVIYDLSKVSGFEDLEDRVVIDWGDAALSWAQWFRDREVVEVLPTGYVMDWPGYQAVRLPLADLRAIVASPSANREWVRRLSSVAGVYCILHANTGELYVGSASGKEGIWGRWRVYADTAHGGNVRLRARCENVAGYEDDLVFSILQVLPIGSSKDEVIAAETCMKEKLGARAFGLCAN
- a CDS encoding DUF4253 domain-containing protein, yielding MSFWKRWLGRGASEVEPAGEAPAAETPEFPYPLVAVPGRIALEEWQRLREAWRPEGACPVLLGTREQVESAREGLEGGDAATMLKAAEVLDAREALDRRLRELEQDYAEDPPDDNETGLFVPQGAWPAAPSRGHQLGAHCDITTDLPHPVVYLARIPTVRSWEAFAYLNYGAWNACPATEEHVALHRHWHERHGSEVYAIAGDVVECWVPRPPEDREGAEALAREQCLYCDDIVHQGTQTLLNLAAELKDAHAWFFWWD
- a CDS encoding Fur family transcriptional regulator, yielding MDGRTREALERFERFLHQRDLRLTEARAAIVEAALARQGHYPIDELIADLKQRGIRGSKATVYRTLPLLAEAGILEPAIVAGDARSYETTFGRHHHDHLVCSRCGRVVEFEFEAFEILQREVASRYGFRLEAHHHELVGTCPDCQAGEPPRG
- a CDS encoding tetratricopeptide repeat protein, yielding MATILEKYEQILAADPRSRIFVELARALLERGQHARAIEICRQGLEHHPSSILGRVIWGRALLESGDTKDANDQFEIAIAVDPGSPYAYNLVGEALVAKGLFREALPVLLRAVELQPADARVRGWLEQAKRGVREDGAAPGAEDTPAPARAAAPDEVTEPYRPLADEPPKAEIPPELEATATFELPPRAAPRPRTAASPTVAPAPPVLAREPGRAPPADGGDAALEAALAFDVAYPRNAALPADEPLDAPAAPASAVEPPDADEPLGRPAEPASSAPAAPAPPRPPPIRATPPPLARDELPASLLSLIPGPPPRGGAAAGAAMGAPAARARPATAPTPDAAEAERIAAEYEREVRERLLAAPEPPPSFLRRHRRAVLAGAAVFALLAGAAVYLVVDARVAARNAVGAAARARAGLARDTAGSLAEAARLLAEARRFGAGPEVTSLAAQVAAVRAAEFGDDDARALASGLMTSDAAGDGALAARWLLAEQPGERAAAEAAILSAPPSSEPLVQALAGRILAGRGEREASRGRLEIAAHANPPLLRALSDLGDAALAAGDAEGALATYAAVLSAHATHPRSVVGAAEARLALGRDLDAARASLAAVEADAGSAPPRDLCLRFELASARVLAATGDAAGAAARLARAAQALGDSAPLAAALADVHLAARAWDRAETAAARAVALAPKDEGAKVLLARARIGRGRLLEALAATDGAEGRAVRVQRAIARYRLGQYAAARAELERTARDGRMPAEAAVWYALTDVAQGRAARGRTLLEKLAATRSPPPLAHVALGRALEAEGRADDAEKAYQDAMTREPRAPEPALALGDLLLRRGRATDALPVLEKAVALDPAEPEARRALGAARLAGGEPSAARAELDAVLLARPKDAAALRLLSAAWLAESQPAEARRAAERGLAVAPRDPALLLAGARAAQADGDRAVARALAERALKAGARGEDAAEARLLAATQTAKRR
- a CDS encoding sensor histidine kinase, whose product is MTIETSAMDRGSELLLGRQAPAADRNPNRGTEHEEFPLDLQPTTLSELCQSALDDVAARFPDRAVEYAPDAERDGTGEWDPRRIAYAVTILLEDALKRTRAEERVSLRWREHDDVVVVRVQFARPLDRGDTLVTFFERGVRPDGADDAVGTLRVAAARKIMLQHRGELARIRTRAGTTYVATLPRRAGDVLPDLDASDPAREPPRD
- a CDS encoding Gfo/Idh/MocA family protein, coding for MARERRRERGRRTVGYAVVGLGHIAQAAVLPAFEHARGTSRLAALVSGDATKRKAIGKRHGVPTFGYEDLDDVFAREDVDAVYIALPNTEHAACAVRAARAGVHVLTEKPMATSEEDCRAMIAAAEEGGVKLMVAYRLHFDPATLETVELVRAGKLGEPRFFSSDFSYQVEPGNIRTDARLGGGAIWDLGPYCVNAARYLFGAEPIEVFAMEALARDRRFHGVPEAWSVTLRFPDERLATLTCSFGAAPVDTCRLVGTKGDVRLEPAFEYVGSLVRHLTIDERTRTKKYPPSDQFAPELVHFSRCVLEDREPEPDGWEGLADVRIIEAALRSARERQPVRLEPIERRRRPRAEQAMHRPPVAKAGVVHAQAPSQ
- the dacB gene encoding D-alanyl-D-alanine carboxypeptidase/D-alanyl-D-alanine endopeptidase, which encodes MPSSSRPLFPPALLAAALAAAVVPAAALAAPPPPVPTADAPSREAARALTAIVDGSPLAGARVGILVSAIDTGEVVYARDPDVLLNPASNVKLVTSAAALARLGPEYRFATEVLAEPKGGAARALYVRGKGDPSIVTERLWAMAGDLQHLGVKRVGELVVDEGFFDGERTGPGYDQEEGDRAYLAPAGALSLNFNAVAVHVGPGDRRGARGRVELEPASDYLEIENRTTTVRAGSPRRVIIESVARGGKQRIVVKGRVPLGSRVQPQWRRIEDPALYLGHTLARLLELRGVKVGKVRAGATPEGARLVLVAQSDPLGELVRRLNKTSNNFVAEQLLKTLGAEVKGAPGTWPKGVQVVEEFLAEAGVPRGTYVMKNGSGLNDTNRFSARQLVTLLRAMYARFPLQPEYLSSLPVAGRDGTIRWRMEGTEAAGRLRAKTGTLENVTSLSGYVEDGAHRTLAFAVLVNDYPGRSAGVRRAVDALGAALAASGGPPAGLAAAVAQGKEPGPAAVVPVAATLDLARSAQPYYALARTGDPRNEPFLRGALRAESDPALRLAIAEAVYLSDPEGEAARRSFLDQVTPDARVLGRLWSALGTEEPPPVVPSLAELAGEGVPEALAKLVELAPAAALDGALAARLAEALAGVAASAPDELVQALRAARASDADAAVGALGAGLARSDEREHPFPPALAALAGRQDELGAYARTLGPRLEEARHAAEAVRAAPALVPVGGTVVPASGR